Proteins from a genomic interval of Maylandia zebra isolate NMK-2024a linkage group LG15, Mzebra_GT3a, whole genome shotgun sequence:
- the eif2b2 gene encoding translation initiation factor eIF2B subunit beta: MPGPYKETDLTERVEAFLSDLKRGGTGAGPLRGSAETARETTALLRKITAQARWSSAGDLMEIIRKDGRRMTAAQPSETTVGNMIRRVLKIIREEYARSRGSSEEADQESLHKLLTSGGLSEENFRQPFALLKSNVIEAINELLTELEGTTDNIAMQALEHIHSNEVIMTIGRSRTVEAFLKDAARKRKFHVIVAECAPFCQGHEMATNLSKAGIETTVITDAAIFAVMSRVNKVIIGTQTVLANGGLRAINGTHTLALAAKHHSTPLIVCAPMFKLSPQFPNEEDTFHKFVSPHEVLPFTEGEILSKVNVHCPVFDYVPPELITLFISNIGGHAPSYIYRLMSELYHPEDHEL, encoded by the exons ATGCCGGGCCCATACAAAGAAACAGACCTAACCGAGAGGGTCGAGGCGTTCCTGTCCGACCTGAAGCGCGGGGGGACCGGGGCAGGACCTCTCCGGGGCTCTGCGGAGACAGCCCGAGAAACGACAGCCCTGCTCCGCAAAATTACAGCCCAGGCTCGGTGGAGCAGTGCAG GTGATCTGATGGAAATAATCCGCAAAGACGGGAGGAGGatgacagcagctcagccctcaGAGACCACAGTGGGTAACATGATCAGACGGGTGCTGAAGATCATCAGAGAGGAATATGCCAG atcTCGGGGCAGCAGTGAAGAAGCAGACCAGGAATCCCTCCACAAGTTGCTGACCTCTGGGGGACTCAGCGAGGAGAACTTCAGGCAACCTTTTGCTCTCCTCAAATCCAACGTCATTGAGGCCATCAATGAGCTACTCACTGAACTGG AGGGAACGACCGACAACATTGCCATGCAGGCCCTGGAGCACATCCACTCTAATGAGGTCATCATGACGATCGGCCGCTCGCGCACCGTGGAGGCTTTCCTCAAAGATGCTGCACGCAAACGCAAGTTTCACGTCATTGTGGCAGAGTGTGCTCCTTTCTGCCAG GGGCACGAAATGGCTACAAACCTCTCAAAGGCTGGCATCGAAACAACTGTGATCACAGATGCTGCCATATTTGCAGTCATGTCTCGAGTTAATAAG GTCATCATTGGAACACAGACAGTTCTAGCAAATGGAGGCCTGAGGGCCATCAACGGGACACACACACTGGCCCTTGCAGCTAAGCATCACTCCACACCTCTGATTGTTTGTGCTCCCATGTTCAAGCTCTCACCTCAG TTTCCAAATGAAGAGGATACCTTCCATAAGTTTGTCTCCCCACATGAGGTGCTCCCATTCACTGAAG GTGAGATTCTCTCAAAGGTGAATGTGCACTGTCCTGTGTTTGACTATGTCCCGCCCGAGCTCATCACACTGTTCATCTCCAACATCGGAGGACACGCACCGTCATACATCTACAGACTGATGAGTGAACTTTACCACCCAGAGGACCATGAACTTTAA